A stretch of the Capsicum annuum cultivar UCD-10X-F1 chromosome 10, UCD10Xv1.1, whole genome shotgun sequence genome encodes the following:
- the LOC107845330 gene encoding uncharacterized protein LOC107845330 translates to MAMKVVSVLFIVIMLVLTEHNAMAGPLTCLLGCSAKAIFLSETNFLKCMVECGTPCTIACSINNRKPEDVAKCLVDCGVPCPAKCTRDFKNAASYSVCLIGCFSPFVNEEIETPNTTTAVCTVGCSLSVCSEFLNDEEMLKTCVKSCGSNHCAIGGNKIALEKA, encoded by the exons atggCAATGAAGGTTGTTTCAGTGTTGTTCATTGTAATAATGCTTGTTTTGACAGAGCACAATGCTATGGCTGGTCCATTAACATGTCTGCTCGGATGTTCAGCTAAGGCGATATTTTTGTCTGAAACAAATTTTCTTAAGTGCATGGTTGAATGTGGTACACCATGTACGATAGCATGTTCCATTAACAACAGAAAACCTGAGGACGTAGCTAAGTGCTTGGTGGATTGTGGTGTACCGTGTCCGGCAAAATGTACACGGGATTTCAAAAATGCTGCGTCCTATAGTGTGTGCCTCATTGGTTGCTTTTCGCCATTTGTAAATGAGGAGATTGAAACTCCAAACACTACAACTGCTGTTTGTACAGTTGGATGTTCTCTTTCAGTTTGTTCTGAATTTCTCAACG ATGAGGAGATGCTTAAAACTTGCGTGAAAAGCTGTGGTAGCAACCATTGCGCCATCGGTGGCAATAAAATTGCTCTAGAGAAAGCTTAA